A stretch of DNA from Calditrichota bacterium:
TGTTCGTTTTGTTCGCTGCCCAAGAACTACTTCCCCCAAAATCTTCTCAACTTATTCCGCCGGGCAGTGAGCTCGCGGATTTTCCGCTTGCATTTTTTCGCGTATTTACCAGACGGCTCTTTCTCCAATGCCAGCTTGTACTCGCTAATCGCATTGTCGAATTCATTGCGGTCCTTTTTTTCGTACGCCTGCGCCATATAAAAATGGGGCGCTGCGAATTCCTCGTGAATCATCATCGCCTTGCCGAAATGCTCGATGGCGTCCCACAAGGCGGATTTGCTGCCTTTGCGGAACAAAATTTTTCCCTGCGCCATGTGATAATAATAATTCGCCTCGCTGTGGTCACGCTGCAAATTAATCGCACGTTTTAGATATTTTGACGCTGAAATATTTTTCCCGCGCAAATAATATTTTTTCCCTTTTTGAAAATTCGCATCAGCGAGGCGCATCAAGCTGTCAGCGCGCGCCAGCGCACTTTTTGCCTGCCCATTTGAGGAGTCGATAGCTAACGCTTTCAGATAAAATATTTTCGCTTTTTTCAACCAACCATTCGCGGCGTAAGCCTGTGCGAGATAAAAATTCGCCTCGAAATTAGTCGAATCCATCGCCAGGATTTCCTTGTATTCGGAAAAAGCG
This window harbors:
- a CDS encoding tetratricopeptide repeat protein: MKRFVIYVFVLILASCAGMKQAQQFYDQKNYQAAITECLRAIEKDSSNADAFLILGKSYRAMSKNDQALSALKTAEKIKPNSNLAEEAQAEIIAIKLGIGKQAAKEENFNRAFSEYKEILAMDSTNFEANFYLAQAYAANGWLKKAKIFYLKALAIDSSNGQAKSALARADSLMRLADANFQKGKKYYLRGKNISASKYLKRAINLQRDHSEANYYYHMAQGKILFRKGSKSALWDAIEHFGKAMMIHEEFAAPHFYMAQAYEKKDRNEFDNAISEYKLALEKEPSGKYAKKCKRKIRELTARRNKLRRFWGK